From the genome of Spinacia oleracea cultivar Varoflay chromosome 2, BTI_SOV_V1, whole genome shotgun sequence, one region includes:
- the LOC110805970 gene encoding uncharacterized protein: MVIEETREAPQRYAPRRYTIQPANSPLCADILEEPMEKLKFPLCKYDGSTDPEVHCNTFEQHMMLYTDSDAMWCKVFPSTLLGVASGWYKGLPKGSVYNYRQLEAEFMLRFINRQQRKKTSGELMAVTQRSGESLRDYLTRFNNESTSIPNLQQEIAVVALMRGMNHCEFKKYLGRKSFTDLGSALVKAHEYIKSDELMTIPNHYQSAPTRNVAPRPAQQTQQQQSRGFRKDD, translated from the coding sequence ATGGTCATCGAGGAGACAAGAGAAGCACCTCAAAGATATGCGCCGCGCCGTTACACCATCCAACCTGCAAACTCACCCCTGTGCGCGGACATTCTGGAAGAACCAATGGAGAAATTGAAGTTCCCACTCTGCAAGTACGACGGATCCACAGATCCGGAGGTGCACTGCAACACGTTCGAACAACATATGATGCTGTATACAGATTCCGATGCCATGTGGTGCAAGGTGTTTCCTTCTACACTCCTGGGAGTGGCGTCCGGGTGGTATAAGGGATTGCCAAAAGGGTCAGTGTACAATTACCGGCAATTGGAAGCAGAGTTCATGCTCCGGTTTATCAATCGGCAGCAGAGAAAGAAAACGTCAGGAGAACTAATGGCAGTCACCCAAAGGAGCGGAGAGTCCTTGAGAGATTACCTTACCAGATTCAACAACGAGTCTACcagcataccaaacttgcaacaAGAAATAGCCGTAGTGGCCCTGATGAGAGGAATGAACCACTGCGAGTTCAAAAAATATTTGGGAAGGAAATCCTTCACGGATCTGGGAAGCGCACTGGTGAAGGCCCATGAATACATTAAAAGCGACGAACTGATGACAATCCCAAACCATTATCAGTCGGCACCGACTAGAAATGTCGCACCTAGGCCGGCTCAGcagacacaacaacaacaaagtagGGGATTCAGGAAGGATGATTAG
- the LOC110805967 gene encoding pathogen-associated molecular patterns-induced protein A70-like, protein MVEIEVAALIAPWLTPTSLFVVLNIVLATIFFANNKHHSKNNHENSNNNHDNDNFNQFDDYQNQLRGDYEGASLVPPPPQLVRAPSLFSRVASFNFSNFYSESQPPSSEEEADRNVTVARAPSLLYRVTSFNFGRGTQKADGERRREEEAARDVSVSHARRENQQQQQQEEEEVAEVEEEKVVKVKKRGSNKKMKKEAADAVKETPLTTATAVKKTPTPTVTVTATGTTPTARRVDEGVDSKADDFIQKFKQQLKLQRLESLLRYRSGTPAAI, encoded by the coding sequence ATGGTGGAAATCGAGGTAGCCGCACTCATAGCACCATGGCTAACCCCAACCTCTCTCTTCGTCGTCCTCAACATCGTCCTCGCAACTATCTTCTTCGCCAATAACAAGCATCACTCCAAAAATAATCACGAAAACAGCAACAATAATCATGATAATGATAATTTTAATCAGTTTGATGATTATCAGAATCAGTTGCGCGGAGATTACGAAGGAGCTTCGCTTGTGCCGCCGCCGCCTCAGCTAGTCCGAGCGCCGTCGCTTTTCTCCCGTGTTGCTTCCTTTAATTTCTCCAATTTTTACTCTGAATCGCAACCGCCGTCGTCTGAGGAGGAGGCGGATCGGAACGTTACCGTCGCCCGTGCGCCGTCGCTGCTTTACCGAGTGACGTCGTTTAACTTCGGTCGGGGGACTCAGAAGGCGGATGGCGAGAGGAGGAGAGAGGAGGAAGCAGCACGTGATGTGAGTGTGagtcacgcgaggagagagaatcagcagcagcagcaacaggaggaggaggaggtggCGGAAGTGGAGGAGGAGAAGGTAGTGAAGGTTAAGAAACGAGGAAGTAATAAGAAGATGAAAAAGGAGGCGGCGGATGCGGTGAAGGAAACGCCATTGACAACGGCGACAGCGGTGAAGAAAACGCCAACGCCGACGGTGACGGTGACGGCAACGGGAACGACGCCAACAGCTCGGCGGGTGGACGAAGGGGTGGATTCGAAGGCGGATGACTTTATCCAGAAGTTCAAGCAGCAGTTGAAGTTGCAGCGGCTTGAGTCACTGTTGCGCTACCGGAGTGGCACTCCGGCagccatttga
- the LOC130466753 gene encoding uncharacterized protein, which yields MGSSLSRTRGDSGVGTSGQRIPDSNCDWGSKCNCPNNEHSYSAEYKNNMYLAQKENTSTRNYLEEWFRKREVEPGEEVESKYDDRKPTPSDLRFFGEGDSDEEPSGSDSFDLVYVGECENENGDAVGSPGQLSSGYPSSKKGEKGKKSASASDDA from the exons ATGGGTTCTTCTTTGTCTAGAACTCGAGGTGATTCTGGGGTGGGAACTTCTGGTCAAAGAATCCCCGATTCCAACTGTGATTGGGGATCCAAGTGCAACTGTCCCAATAACGAGCATTCCTACTCCGccgaatataaaaacaatatgtatttggcccaaaaagaaaatacgagtactcgaaactatttggaagaatggtttcggaagagggaagtggagccaggagaggaggttgagtcaaaatatgacgatcggaaacccactccctcagatctgcgttttttcggtgaaggagattccgatgag gaaccaagtgggtctgattcatttgatctggtgtatgttggagagtgtgaaaatgagaatggtgatgctgttgggtctccaggacaactttcatctggttatccctcctcaaagaaaggagaaaagggaaaaaaatcggcttcagcgtctgatgatgcttag